The Methanothrix soehngenii GP6 genome has a window encoding:
- a CDS encoding 40S ribosomal protein S19, translating to MKSSRKAQAFIEALTKSSGKMIMPPEWIDILQIKANRHDEGKI from the coding sequence ATGAAAAGCAGTAGGAAGGCCCAGGCTTTTATAGAAGCCCTGACAAAGTCGTCCGGCAAGATGATAATGCCGCCTGAATGGATCGATATCCTGCAGATAAAGGCAAACCGGCATGATGAAGGCAAAATATGA
- a CDS encoding glycosyltransferase family 4 protein: protein MNIAFVYYPRSSFVKQDCSSLSGHFLVERLGYSGAGDILKMMRPIWQSDLTFSWFASGHSFAAVLLSKLLRKRSAVVVGGYDVAFEPDISYGQYTLGRLKRVYSDFVLGNADIVLPVSEFTKSEVLARAKPKRVQVLYPGIDLDRFQPGGEKKDLVMTVASGSGRIIKLKGLDAFIGAAALLPEIRFLIVGLSDQDRGELQSRSTENVSLFGYVSREELLAFYQEARVYCQLSYRESFGMALAEAMACGCVPVVTERGAIPEVVGDAGYYVPYGSAKATAEAIEKALCSKKGIGSRKRVEERFSLRRREEALQSLLKSLMNS, encoded by the coding sequence ATGAATATAGCATTTGTATATTACCCACGCTCCTCATTCGTAAAGCAGGACTGTTCATCCCTGTCCGGGCATTTCCTGGTCGAAAGGCTGGGCTACAGCGGCGCCGGCGACATCCTCAAAATGATGAGGCCGATCTGGCAATCAGATCTCACATTCTCCTGGTTTGCCTCCGGACATTCTTTCGCTGCCGTGCTGCTCTCCAAGCTATTGAGAAAGAGATCAGCGGTCGTCGTAGGGGGCTACGATGTGGCCTTTGAGCCGGATATAAGCTATGGCCAGTATACTTTAGGCAGACTCAAGAGAGTGTATTCTGACTTTGTTCTGGGAAATGCGGATATTGTCCTTCCTGTATCTGAATTCACCAAGTCGGAGGTCCTGGCCAGAGCTAAACCGAAAAGAGTTCAGGTTCTCTATCCGGGGATCGATTTGGACAGATTCCAGCCCGGTGGGGAGAAAAAGGATCTGGTGATGACGGTGGCCTCCGGTTCGGGTCGCATAATAAAGCTTAAAGGACTGGATGCGTTTATCGGGGCCGCTGCTCTGCTTCCCGAGATCCGATTTCTGATTGTGGGACTATCCGACCAGGACCGAGGAGAGCTGCAATCCAGATCTACGGAAAACGTTTCGCTTTTCGGATATGTATCTAGGGAAGAATTGTTGGCTTTTTATCAAGAGGCCAGGGTCTACTGCCAGCTCTCTTATCGGGAGTCCTTTGGAATGGCTCTGGCTGAGGCCATGGCCTGCGGATGCGTGCCGGTGGTGACAGAGAGAGGAGCCATCCCTGAGGTTGTGGGAGACGCTGGCTATTATGTTCCATACGGCAGTGCTAAGGCCACGGCTGAGGCAATAGAGAAGGCTTTATGCTCAAAAAAGGGGATAGGCTCGAGAAAACGGGTGGAAGAGAGGTTCAGCTTGAGGAGAAGAGAGGAGGCATTGCAGTCTCTGCTGAAGAGCCTGATGAATAGCTAA
- a CDS encoding glycosyltransferase: protein MNILVIPTTDWIRHPVPNRLNFIFDTLAEEHEVYVLHFGLKRFSNLRERETKCQLLKASWIETQDPSLYYILNFPYHIWKIRRIVKEKKIDVILSTNILPSFAANFSRTPIVFDYLDHLEESASIYYPGSALGEIVKYVVSFITKFNLRHARSVITVTKELKEYLLGVGVKDVAVIPNGVDTRVLRPLPMSEAKSSLGLGGTVLGYVGSLEHWVDLETVIEALPRLDATLLVVGPGLFTDYGDGIKRMAEDLGVAERVVCTGAVPYNELSRYISAMDIGLNPLKMMKKNEYAAGGKVFNYLACGRPVLSSRMISLEKLLGDEIYYFDDVESFIAQVNSILSVEPTTKRFRSLAERYDWRAISKDYQKVLLEAAD from the coding sequence ATGAATATACTGGTAATACCCACCACCGACTGGATCAGGCATCCCGTTCCCAACCGTCTGAACTTCATCTTCGATACATTGGCTGAAGAGCATGAGGTATATGTGCTGCACTTCGGCCTGAAGAGGTTTAGCAATTTGAGAGAGCGAGAGACGAAATGCCAGCTATTGAAAGCAAGCTGGATAGAGACCCAGGATCCATCCCTCTATTATATCCTGAACTTCCCCTACCATATCTGGAAGATCAGAAGGATTGTGAAAGAAAAGAAGATCGATGTCATTCTTTCCACCAATATCCTCCCCTCTTTTGCCGCCAACTTCTCCCGAACGCCAATCGTATTCGACTATCTGGATCACCTGGAGGAGTCTGCATCGATCTACTATCCCGGCTCAGCTTTAGGAGAGATAGTCAAGTATGTGGTGAGCTTCATCACCAAATTCAATCTCCGCCATGCCCGCTCTGTCATAACCGTCACCAAAGAGCTGAAGGAGTATCTCCTGGGGGTGGGAGTAAAAGATGTAGCTGTGATACCCAACGGCGTGGACACCAGAGTCCTCCGACCGCTTCCCATGTCAGAGGCCAAGAGCTCTCTGGGCCTTGGGGGCACAGTCCTGGGATATGTCGGCTCTCTGGAGCACTGGGTGGACCTGGAGACGGTGATCGAGGCTTTGCCGCGCCTGGATGCTACCCTTCTGGTGGTGGGGCCAGGGCTCTTTACCGATTATGGGGATGGGATAAAGAGGATGGCAGAGGATCTAGGGGTGGCGGAAAGGGTGGTCTGTACCGGAGCGGTGCCATATAATGAGCTTTCCAGGTACATCAGCGCCATGGACATCGGCCTGAATCCCCTCAAGATGATGAAGAAGAACGAGTATGCTGCCGGGGGGAAGGTCTTCAATTACCTGGCCTGCGGCCGGCCGGTGCTGTCCAGCCGGATGATATCATTGGAAAAGCTGCTTGGGGATGAGATATACTATTTTGATGATGTGGAGAGCTTTATAGCTCAGGTGAATAGCATTCTGTCGGTGGAGCCGACCACAAAGAGATTCCGGTCTCTGGCAGAGCGGTATGACTGGAGGGCCATTTCGAAAGATTATCAGAAGGTCTTGCTTGAAGCTGCTGATTGA
- the glmU gene encoding bifunctional sugar-1-phosphate nucleotidylyltransferase/acetyltransferase, translated as MIDLKGVILAAGEGRRCRPLTQTRSKVMLPVGNRPFMEYVIRALAANGIEDIYVVVGYQKERVMDYFEDGIDFDVAITYIEQNELLGTAHALLKAEQYVDEEFLVVNGDNLIDKRAVNELVSAKGDNVILAALRRHTGDYGVLIVDNGLVTEIIEKPGRPCSGILNTGSYKFTPDVFDALKQAPISERGSYELPETIMQMIKEGTQIVPLITKGIWADAIFAWDLLNANSLALGMDEPKIMGDVEEGAMIKGPVHLGEGSIVRSGSYLVGPVSIGEDCDIGPNAVILPSTSVGDSARIGPHSEVRNSILMNDARIGSGCIISDSVIGASCTLRDQVVVETGSCVVEIEGVFQRAEFGAILADDVSVGARVLASPGTVVGTKASISSGAAIRGTINRDSRVIC; from the coding sequence GTGATAGATTTGAAGGGAGTGATATTGGCGGCAGGAGAAGGCCGCAGATGCAGACCGCTTACCCAGACCCGATCCAAGGTCATGCTTCCCGTGGGCAACCGGCCTTTTATGGAGTACGTCATTCGCGCTCTGGCTGCAAACGGAATCGAGGACATTTATGTGGTGGTCGGATACCAGAAAGAGAGGGTGATGGACTACTTTGAGGATGGCATAGACTTTGATGTTGCCATCACCTACATCGAGCAGAATGAGCTCTTGGGAACTGCTCATGCCCTGCTCAAGGCCGAGCAGTATGTGGACGAGGAGTTCCTGGTGGTAAATGGAGACAACCTCATAGATAAAAGGGCAGTGAACGAGCTCGTCTCGGCGAAGGGAGATAATGTGATCCTGGCTGCCCTCCGCCGCCATACCGGCGACTATGGAGTCCTGATCGTTGACAACGGATTGGTAACGGAGATAATAGAGAAACCAGGGCGGCCTTGCTCGGGGATTTTGAATACAGGCTCCTATAAATTCACCCCCGATGTCTTTGACGCCCTCAAACAGGCTCCCATATCGGAGCGGGGCTCCTATGAGCTTCCTGAGACCATCATGCAGATGATCAAAGAAGGAACCCAGATCGTTCCCCTCATAACCAAAGGGATTTGGGCGGACGCCATATTTGCCTGGGATCTTCTCAACGCCAACAGCCTGGCTTTAGGAATGGATGAGCCAAAGATCATGGGCGATGTGGAGGAAGGAGCGATGATCAAGGGTCCAGTCCATTTGGGCGAGGGAAGCATTGTTCGTTCAGGCTCCTATCTGGTCGGTCCGGTCTCCATAGGAGAGGACTGCGATATTGGCCCCAATGCCGTCATCCTCCCCTCCACTTCTGTCGGCGACTCAGCCCGAATCGGCCCGCACTCCGAGGTCAGAAACAGCATATTGATGAATGACGCCAGGATCGGATCGGGATGCATAATCTCCGACTCGGTAATCGGAGCAAGCTGCACTCTCCGCGATCAGGTGGTGGTTGAGACAGGTTCTTGCGTGGTGGAGATTGAAGGGGTCTTCCAGAGAGCGGAGTTCGGCGCCATCCTTGCCGACGACGTATCCGTCGGAGCCAGGGTCCTGGCAAGCCCGGGTACGGTGGTGGGCACAAAGGCGAGCATAAGCTCTGGGGCGGCAATCCGCGGCACGATCAATAGGGATAGCAGGGTGATCTGTTAA
- the glmS gene encoding glutamine--fructose-6-phosphate transaminase (isomerizing), which produces MCGIVAYIGDDKAGPILFDTLKRLEYRGYDSAGVAVISQGSVEVLKSSGRIVDLEKTYKSMGSPGEGMGIGHTRWATHGRPSDINAHPHTSGEIAIVHNGIIENYLDLRELLTEMGYEFQSETDSEVLAHLIHFYYKGDLCAATLKALEKVEGSYAIAVMAASSPYIVCARYESPLVIGKGSSSVFVASDVPALLPYTKDIIRLKDGNIARIYADRIEVMDCSGAPLESEVERITWDTDAAEKGGYPHFMLKEIHEQPRAIRETIAGRISEIDGDVRLSLGISEEEIMSLERVTIIACGTSYHAGMLARNLFVRAAGLPVDVEVASEFLSLQLRPRTLLVGITQSGETADTLLALKKAKTCGGRSLAITNVVGSTVTELVDGTIFTRCGPEIGVAATKTFTSQMVAVILLAIRLGRARGHLTPDQARKMLIELTKLPGLVQRVLEKREEIRKIAEMFAGASCYFFIGRDYLYPISLEGALKMKEIAYIPSEGYAGGELKHGPLALITEKTPVVALATCGKKIQSNIKEVRARGAEVIALATEGDPDIAKVASKVIELPETRPIYSAVLCTVAVQLLAYYTANKLGLPIDKPRNLAKCVTVE; this is translated from the coding sequence ATGTGCGGCATTGTGGCGTATATCGGGGATGATAAGGCTGGACCCATATTATTTGATACCCTGAAGAGGCTGGAGTACAGAGGTTACGACTCTGCGGGAGTGGCTGTTATATCTCAGGGGTCAGTCGAGGTGCTGAAGTCATCCGGGCGGATAGTGGACCTGGAGAAGACCTATAAGAGCATGGGAAGCCCGGGAGAGGGCATGGGCATAGGCCATACCCGCTGGGCTACTCACGGCCGGCCCAGCGACATAAACGCCCATCCCCACACATCCGGGGAGATCGCTATAGTCCATAACGGGATCATTGAGAACTACCTGGATCTGAGAGAGCTCCTCACCGAGATGGGATATGAGTTCCAGTCCGAGACGGATAGCGAGGTGCTGGCTCATCTCATCCACTTTTACTATAAGGGGGATCTATGTGCAGCCACCTTAAAAGCCCTGGAGAAGGTGGAGGGCTCCTATGCCATAGCAGTGATGGCCGCCAGCTCGCCTTACATCGTCTGCGCGAGATATGAGAGTCCCCTGGTTATAGGCAAAGGCAGCTCTTCCGTTTTTGTGGCATCCGATGTACCCGCCCTTCTTCCTTATACAAAAGACATCATCCGCCTGAAGGACGGCAATATTGCCCGTATCTATGCGGACAGGATAGAGGTTATGGATTGCAGCGGCGCGCCTTTGGAGTCGGAGGTCGAGCGCATAACCTGGGATACGGATGCGGCTGAGAAGGGCGGCTATCCTCATTTCATGCTCAAGGAGATTCATGAGCAGCCCAGAGCCATCAGGGAGACCATCGCCGGCAGGATATCAGAAATAGATGGGGATGTGAGGCTTTCCTTGGGCATAAGCGAGGAAGAGATAATGTCGCTGGAGAGGGTGACCATCATCGCCTGCGGCACCTCATACCACGCCGGTATGCTGGCCAGAAACCTCTTCGTTCGCGCTGCCGGCCTGCCGGTGGATGTGGAGGTGGCCTCGGAGTTCCTCAGTCTGCAATTGCGACCCAGAACGCTGCTAGTAGGCATCACCCAGTCCGGTGAGACCGCTGATACCCTTCTTGCCTTGAAGAAGGCCAAGACCTGTGGCGGGCGGAGCCTGGCCATAACCAATGTCGTAGGCTCGACGGTGACGGAGCTTGTGGACGGGACCATATTCACCCGCTGCGGACCGGAGATCGGCGTTGCCGCCACCAAGACCTTCACCTCTCAGATGGTGGCCGTCATCCTCCTTGCCATCCGCTTGGGTCGTGCTCGAGGCCATCTGACCCCAGATCAGGCGAGAAAGATGTTAATCGAGCTCACCAAGCTGCCAGGCCTGGTACAGAGGGTCCTGGAGAAAAGAGAGGAGATCAGGAAGATCGCCGAGATGTTTGCAGGGGCAAGCTGCTACTTTTTCATAGGCCGGGACTACCTCTATCCCATATCCCTGGAGGGCGCTTTGAAGATGAAGGAGATCGCCTACATCCCCTCTGAGGGTTATGCCGGCGGAGAGCTCAAGCACGGGCCCTTGGCCCTGATCACCGAGAAGACTCCGGTGGTGGCCCTGGCCACCTGCGGCAAGAAGATTCAGTCCAATATCAAAGAGGTCAGAGCCAGAGGGGCTGAGGTCATCGCCCTGGCCACGGAGGGGGACCCTGACATCGCCAAGGTGGCAAGCAAGGTGATAGAGCTTCCCGAGACCAGGCCCATCTACTCCGCAGTGCTATGTACTGTGGCAGTGCAGCTCCTGGCCTATTATACTGCCAATAAACTGGGACTGCCTATCGATAAGCCCAGAAACCTGGCCAAGTGCGTGACTGTGGAGTGA
- a CDS encoding transposase: protein MTEMQLSLINFPYREMLSNIFQDYSNDFEFTASGIFRKIVPPLCPECGHPMSHNGFNTCQKRHLGGANVGKYLCGACGKSTEEDRDFWIKLKADFFGIVTEICTRLRLNHVSYEVIESIMGYLYPRDKDTIRNMVQCAIEETDVPSVKNIQFVHYDEQHPKAGRNQKYRLTLLDSVTRQVIADELFDSKDADTIEGFLRRNLDTQKQIFIVTDLYRGYSNVFKRVFGNKVIHQFCLLHLNKLIVNDFPRKTSIEQELLKYKMLNIFFNRELEIEFLSTLIEEEKMMRQRSNKEYKSWIAEAKHLFYDFVRRLELRRRRESKNLEQRTYHEALNNFKFLKMQSDSFMISVRKRLDKIEELWPNLTAFYFTDNAPATNNPIENYYSTSLKTHRKKQLEEPGIKEQIKLSALKRAGVFGRPQKSLLNAFFMFIPFLDTG from the coding sequence ATGACTGAGATGCAATTAAGCTTGATAAATTTTCCGTATCGTGAAATGCTTTCAAATATCTTCCAGGATTACTCAAACGACTTTGAATTTACTGCGAGCGGTATTTTTCGGAAAATAGTGCCGCCATTATGTCCCGAATGTGGCCATCCAATGAGCCATAATGGTTTTAACACCTGCCAGAAGAGACATCTCGGAGGGGCAAACGTCGGGAAATATTTATGTGGCGCTTGCGGGAAGTCAACCGAAGAAGATCGAGACTTCTGGATCAAGCTAAAGGCAGACTTCTTCGGGATTGTCACGGAAATCTGCACACGTCTGAGGCTTAATCACGTATCTTATGAAGTGATAGAATCGATAATGGGCTATCTGTATCCTCGGGATAAAGATACCATCCGGAACATGGTCCAGTGCGCGATTGAGGAGACAGATGTCCCTTCGGTCAAAAATATCCAGTTCGTGCATTATGACGAGCAACATCCCAAGGCAGGACGAAACCAAAAGTATCGTTTGACACTCCTTGATTCGGTAACAAGGCAAGTAATCGCGGATGAGCTTTTCGATTCAAAAGATGCCGATACTATCGAAGGTTTCCTTCGAAGAAATCTCGACACTCAAAAGCAGATATTTATTGTCACAGACCTTTACAGAGGATACAGCAATGTTTTTAAAAGAGTATTCGGCAACAAGGTAATCCATCAATTCTGTTTGCTCCACTTGAATAAGCTCATAGTCAATGATTTTCCTCGAAAAACAAGCATCGAACAGGAATTGCTTAAATACAAAATGCTTAACATATTTTTTAACCGTGAACTTGAGATTGAATTCCTTTCCACCTTGATCGAAGAAGAGAAAATGATGAGACAGAGAAGCAACAAGGAATACAAATCATGGATTGCAGAAGCCAAGCACCTATTTTATGATTTTGTTCGACGTCTGGAATTGAGACGTAGAAGAGAAAGCAAAAACCTTGAGCAAAGAACTTATCATGAAGCTTTAAATAATTTTAAATTTTTAAAGATGCAATCCGACTCGTTTATGATATCCGTTAGAAAGAGGCTGGATAAAATCGAAGAGCTTTGGCCAAACCTTACAGCATTTTACTTTACCGATAATGCCCCGGCTACAAACAATCCCATAGAAAATTACTATTCAACAAGTCTCAAGACTCATAGAAAAAAACAATTAGAGGAACCAGGAATCAAAGAGCAGATAAAGCTCTCTGCGCTAAAGAGAGCAGGAGTCTTTGGAAGGCCTCAAAAGTCTCTACTCAATGCATTCTTTATGTTCATTCCTTTTCTAGATACGGGTTAA
- a CDS encoding glycosyltransferase — protein MALDPLVSIITPTYNHENFISECLESVLAQSYANWEQIVIDDGSTDRTAKIVSKFKDDRIKYIRQDNKGILRLGESYNLALQISKGEYIAVLEGDDFWPSDKLEIQIDAMRGSDAVLSWGRAEVMDEKGDLLAVLPNDMERFMGLSREEQLGNLLIENPMHSCTIVCKKVALQSIGGFKQPQGLPFVDGSTWLELGLIGDFLPIDAVLGCYRRHDRQISSTMKSSMVRAGLYFTEFYKSLPADVKASLAHEDNDIAARMDRKTREIDYYLGRAYLREGKWSDARESLLKAIKEDNLPSIKAKAILGILCGLLRTDLEWLAAFIDPREGRR, from the coding sequence ATGGCCCTCGATCCTTTGGTTTCAATAATTACTCCTACATACAACCATGAAAATTTCATCTCAGAGTGCCTGGAGAGCGTCCTCGCCCAGAGCTATGCCAACTGGGAGCAGATAGTGATCGACGATGGGTCCACCGATAGGACTGCCAAGATAGTCTCCAAGTTTAAAGATGATAGAATCAAATATATTCGTCAAGATAATAAGGGCATTCTTAGGCTTGGCGAGAGCTACAATTTAGCCCTTCAGATCTCAAAGGGCGAGTACATAGCCGTTCTTGAGGGGGATGACTTTTGGCCTTCTGATAAGCTGGAGATCCAGATCGATGCCATGAGGGGCAGTGATGCCGTCTTGAGCTGGGGGAGGGCAGAGGTGATGGACGAAAAGGGCGATCTTCTTGCCGTCCTTCCCAATGATATGGAGCGCTTTATGGGTCTGTCCAGGGAAGAGCAGTTGGGTAATCTGCTCATCGAAAATCCCATGCATTCCTGCACCATTGTCTGCAAAAAGGTTGCATTGCAGTCGATTGGAGGATTCAAGCAGCCCCAAGGACTTCCTTTCGTGGATGGATCGACATGGCTGGAGCTTGGCCTCATAGGAGATTTCTTGCCCATAGATGCCGTTTTGGGCTGCTACCGAAGGCATGATCGCCAGATATCGTCAACCATGAAAAGCTCGATGGTCCGGGCCGGGCTCTACTTCACAGAATTCTATAAAAGCCTTCCTGCAGATGTCAAGGCATCTCTTGCCCATGAGGACAATGATATTGCTGCCAGAATGGATCGGAAGACGAGGGAGATCGATTATTATCTGGGAAGAGCGTACTTGAGAGAAGGCAAATGGTCTGATGCCCGGGAATCTCTCCTAAAGGCCATCAAGGAGGATAATCTTCCCTCTATCAAGGCAAAAGCCATTTTGGGGATCTTATGCGGCCTGCTGAGGACGGATCTGGAGTGGCTGGCTGCATTCATCGATCCAAGAGAGGGCAGGAGATGA
- a CDS encoding glycosyltransferase family 4 protein — MKIVLVYYGYFSSFIQKDLDMLSRHYDVEVVSLSSLGDAVKLAGAMIRCRMALIWFAGGHAAATVLLSKILRKKTIIVVGGFDVACIPEINYGRFAQGRLKSILTKIALKYADRVLVVDPSLKDDAIKNAGINGHNIDYLPSGFSDTEFYPKEEKEPLALTVAMGEGWDRVVIKGLDVFVQSAKYLPEAGFKVVGITGDALSRLKEIAPDNVEFTGFVTHDDLIESYQRARVFCQLSMREGLPNALCEAMLCECIPVGTDRNGIPRAIGDTGFIVPYGDPRAAAEAIKKALADRSNRGKKARERIIELFPEKRREDGLIKTINELAEG, encoded by the coding sequence ATGAAGATCGTCCTTGTTTACTACGGCTACTTTTCTTCCTTCATCCAAAAAGATCTCGATATGCTCTCCCGCCATTATGATGTGGAGGTGGTCAGCTTATCTTCCCTTGGCGATGCAGTGAAATTGGCAGGGGCGATGATAAGATGCCGCATGGCCTTGATATGGTTTGCTGGAGGCCATGCAGCAGCCACAGTCCTCCTTTCAAAGATTCTGAGAAAAAAGACCATCATCGTGGTTGGCGGCTTCGATGTTGCATGCATCCCGGAGATAAACTACGGCCGTTTCGCTCAGGGCAGGTTGAAGAGCATCCTCACCAAAATTGCCCTAAAGTACGCGGACAGGGTGCTGGTGGTCGATCCATCCCTAAAGGATGATGCCATAAAAAATGCCGGGATCAACGGCCATAATATAGACTATCTTCCTTCAGGTTTTTCAGATACTGAATTTTATCCTAAAGAAGAAAAGGAGCCCTTGGCGCTGACCGTTGCCATGGGAGAGGGCTGGGACCGGGTCGTAATAAAGGGGCTCGATGTTTTTGTACAATCAGCAAAATATCTTCCGGAGGCTGGCTTCAAGGTGGTGGGGATCACAGGTGATGCCTTATCAAGGTTAAAGGAGATTGCTCCGGATAATGTGGAATTCACGGGGTTTGTCACCCATGATGATCTCATTGAGTCCTACCAGAGGGCCAGGGTCTTCTGCCAATTATCCATGAGGGAAGGGCTGCCCAATGCACTGTGCGAGGCGATGCTCTGCGAGTGCATTCCTGTGGGCACAGATCGCAACGGCATTCCCAGAGCAATTGGAGATACTGGCTTTATTGTGCCCTATGGTGATCCACGAGCTGCGGCGGAGGCCATCAAAAAAGCCCTGGCGGATCGGAGCAATAGGGGCAAAAAAGCCAGAGAACGGATAATTGAGCTATTTCCAGAGAAGAGAAGAGAGGATGGGTTGATAAAGACGATAAATGAGCTGGCTGAAGGCTGA
- a CDS encoding IS1634 family transposase: MKSFTRIKKINGQEYIYEITPYYDKEKKQIRQKSKYLGKNVNGVPVKVRSQDQVPKKVLSHGEFVPLKKIAEDLELEKILSGVLPGKEVWPILTLAMNYATRPRALTHIQSWYEGTTISEDHPDLPLSSQSLSRMLSRIGESTANLEFSRKLIQQISTCSTLVYDITSLSSYSQSISLLEYGYNRDGLDLPQINLSLIVDMDLGIPVMYDLYPGSIADVSTLKNTVRKIKAQGVRNYTMIMDRGFFSTDNIEELVAADLSFIIPPTSTLKNVKEAVSAIHSSIDDPEHLKLYEKEPLFVMPVSIEVGENKLSGYAYYDQKREQQERSTFYKRLYDLMEVLKSKNLKHWMNPGEVFRATAKRDAKYIEWKAIDGRFQVALRKNAVSQAINKMGKFVLLYRGEFSWIECLSLYRSKDVVEKGFDVLKNDIELMPANLRTNSSLRGYLFIAFIALILRMKLTRLMIDAELNKRYSVEGLLTELEKIKIMILPDGEKITTEITKKQREILDALHMCA, translated from the coding sequence ATGAAATCGTTTACCCGAATCAAAAAGATAAATGGCCAGGAATACATCTACGAGATTACACCCTATTACGACAAAGAAAAGAAGCAAATTCGCCAGAAGAGCAAGTACCTCGGCAAGAATGTTAATGGAGTTCCTGTCAAGGTCCGCTCCCAAGACCAAGTACCGAAGAAAGTTCTGTCGCATGGCGAATTTGTGCCGCTAAAAAAGATCGCCGAAGACCTTGAGCTGGAAAAGATCCTATCTGGTGTTCTGCCTGGCAAGGAAGTTTGGCCAATTCTGACTCTGGCAATGAATTATGCTACACGTCCTCGAGCCCTAACCCACATCCAGAGCTGGTACGAAGGTACGACCATATCCGAAGACCACCCAGATCTACCCTTATCTTCTCAGAGCCTTTCCCGAATGCTAAGCCGTATCGGCGAAAGCACTGCGAATCTGGAATTCTCTCGCAAACTCATCCAACAGATATCGACATGCAGCACACTGGTCTATGACATAACGTCTCTGTCATCTTACTCCCAGAGCATCAGTCTCCTGGAATACGGTTATAATCGAGATGGTCTCGATCTGCCACAGATCAACTTGTCTCTCATCGTCGATATGGATCTAGGCATACCGGTGATGTACGATCTTTATCCTGGGAGCATCGCGGACGTATCTACGCTTAAGAATACAGTCCGGAAAATTAAGGCGCAAGGCGTTCGAAATTATACAATGATCATGGATCGAGGTTTCTTCTCAACCGATAACATCGAAGAGCTGGTGGCTGCGGATTTATCATTCATCATTCCGCCAACAAGTACACTCAAGAATGTCAAAGAAGCAGTATCCGCCATTCATAGCAGCATCGATGATCCCGAGCATCTGAAGCTCTACGAAAAAGAACCGCTGTTTGTGATGCCCGTGAGCATCGAAGTAGGAGAAAACAAACTGAGCGGATATGCGTATTACGATCAGAAACGAGAGCAGCAGGAAAGGAGCACATTCTATAAACGACTGTATGATCTAATGGAAGTGCTCAAGTCCAAGAACCTGAAACATTGGATGAATCCTGGAGAGGTTTTCAGGGCGACGGCTAAAAGGGATGCCAAGTACATCGAATGGAAAGCAATCGATGGCAGGTTTCAGGTTGCACTCAGGAAAAATGCAGTCTCACAGGCCATTAATAAAATGGGAAAGTTTGTTCTGCTTTATCGAGGCGAGTTTTCTTGGATCGAGTGTCTTTCGCTTTATCGAAGCAAGGATGTCGTCGAGAAAGGGTTCGATGTGTTGAAGAACGACATTGAGTTGATGCCGGCAAACCTACGAACCAACAGCAGTCTGAGGGGTTATCTCTTCATTGCGTTCATTGCTCTGATTTTGAGAATGAAGCTTACGAGACTGATGATCGATGCAGAGTTGAATAAAAGATACTCCGTGGAAGGACTGTTAACGGAGCTTGAAAAGATCAAGATTATGATCTTGCCGGATGGGGAGAAGATCACAACTGAGATCACCAAGAAACAGCGCGAAATCCTGGATGCACTTCACATGTGTGCCTAA